The sequence below is a genomic window from Lelliottia sp. JS-SCA-14.
TTACAGCGTGAAGTTGATCGAACGCGATCAGCAGCGCGCCGCAGAGCTGGCAGAAAAATTACAGAATACGATCGTATTCTACGGCGATGCCTCGGATCAGGAATTGCTGGCAGAAGAACATATCGATCAAGTTGATCTGTTTATTGCCGTCACCAACGACGATGAAGCGAATATCATGTCGGCCATGCTGGCAAAACGCATGGGCGCTAAAAAAGTCATGGTACTTATTCAGCGCAAGGCCTACGTCGATCTTGTGCAAGGTAGCGTGATTGATATTGCGATTTCACCGCAGCAGGCCACTATTTCAGCGCTGCTTAGCCATGTCCGTAAAGCTGATATTGTGGGTGTATCCTCTCTGCGCCGTGGTGTTGCTGAGGCAATTGAAGCCGTAGCGCATGGGGATGAAACGACCTCACGCGTGGTGGGCCGCTCAATTGATGAAATAAAACTTCCTCCGGGTACAATTATCGGCGCCGTGGTGCGCGGGAATGATGTCATGATCGCCAATGATAATTTGCGCATCGAACAGGGTGACCACGTCATTATGTTCCTGACAGATAAAAAGTTTATTACCGACGTCGAACGTTTGTTCCAGCCAAGTCCTTTCTTCCTGTAATGGCTAAAGGTGCTCAATTGGGCACCTTTTTCTATTAACCCTCTATTTTATAATGCTTAGGTTTTCATAACGATTATTTATCCTCAATGGAAATTAGCTAATGATTTGTTAAACTTAGGATCGTTAGCTGGCTCAAGGAGAATAAAATGAGTGTTATTAAAGAATTTCGCGAATTTGCAATGCGCGGGAATGTAGTGGATTTGGCAGTGGGTGTCATTATCGGTGCGGCATTCGGTAAGATTGTTTCGTCTTTGGTTGCCGATATCATTATGCCACCGCTAGGACTGTTAATTGGGGGAGTCGATTTCAAACAATTTGCCGTCACTCTCAGGGATGCTCAGGGCGATATCCCTGCTGTTGTGATGCACTATGGCGTATTTATTCAGAACATTTTTGACTTTTTGATCGTGGCCTTCGCTATCTTTATGGCGATTAAACTCATCAACAAACTCAACCGTAAAAAAGAAGAGCCTGCGGCTGCGCCACCGGCACCGACCAAAGAAGAAGTACTGCTGACTGAAATTCGCGACCTGTTAAAAGAGCAGAACAGTCGCCCTTAATCAGGCCCATAAAGCCAGAAGGCCAGTGGTAAAAAAGTGAATCACTTTCTTGCCACTGGCCTCCCAGTTACCCCGCTTGCCGTGTTTCCCTTTGCGAAGATAACTTCCTTTCCCTTTTTTATTCTTTTCGACGCGCTGCCGAAACAGTGGATCGTGTAACAACGCCTCAATCGCATTGTCATTAATTTGCCCCTTCGTATGCTGATAGCGGCTCATAAATCCTCCAGATTGTGAGTAAAATCGGCGCGAGTGTAGATCCACGCGTACTAAAAATCAACAGCCGCGCTGTATTCCGCTGGCCCCCTGCTCGAGAGTCTCAAGGATCGAACAGTAAATGCTACTGTGGGCGGTACCGCAACAGGCGTCATTCAGGCGTTGCAGCGAGCGCTGCATGGTTTGCAGCTCTTCTATACGCGCTTCCACCTCAGTCAGCCTGGCCTGAACAATGCTTTTCGACTCCTGGCAGGTGTGATGCTCGGGATCAATACGGATCGAAAGCAATTCCCGGATCGACTCGAGCGTAAAACCAAGTTGCCGTGCATAGCGAATAAACTTAAGTCGCTGAAGGTCCTTTTCCGTATAGAGACGAAAACCACCCTCTGTGCGCACTTCATGCTCCATCATCTGCTGCTTTTCATAATAGCGGATGGTGTCTGGCGTAACGTCTGCAAGCTTTGCGAGTTCCCCGATGCGATACATGAGCTAGTCCTCTTTGGGTGCCCTGAACAAACGATCCGAATAATCACCATGTAGAAAATCTGTATTGACCCCGGCTTGCTGCAATTTTAGCTCGACCAGCGTCAACCGACGACGTATTTCCTGTGCTTCGGGAGCATCAGGTTTAATGCTGTTAAGCAAATCGGCCAGAGCGAGTGCATCCTTACGATTTTCCAGCTCCGGTGGAAGGCAACCTGCATTTTTTAACAACCGGTAGGCCGAACGTAATTCCGCAGGGACAAAAGTATCGTCATCAAGCGTCAGCGGTTGGCCGGTACCTGGAAGATCGCTAAATTCGCCATTGCGCTGGGCATCCAGGATATGACGTTCTGCCCATTGATCAAGCAGCCACATCGTAAAACCCCGAAGATATGAAGAGTGGATTCAGACAGTGTAGAGAAGGGATGATTCAGTGGATATAAAAAAACCCGCCGAAGCGGGTTCTTTTACGTTACTACAGATTACTCTGCAGCAGCTTCTGCTTTCGATTCAGAACGATCAACCAGCTCGATGTAAGCCATCGGAGCGTTATCGCCTGCACGGAAGCCACACTTCAGAATACGAGTGTAACCACCTGCACGGCTCGCGAAACGCGGGCCCAGTTCGTTAAACAGTTTTGCCACGATCTCGTTATCACGAGTACGGGCGAATGCCAGACGACGATTAGCAACGCTGTCAGTCTTGGCAAGAGTAATCAGCGGCTCAACTACGCGACGCAGCTCTTTCGCTTTAGGCAGGGTCGTCTTGATGATCTCATGACGAACCAGTGAACCTGCCATGTTGCGGAACATAGCCTGGCGATGGCTGCTGTTACGGTTCAGTTGACGACCACTCTTACGATGGCGCATGACCTTATCCTTCTCAGTAAAACCTTAACCTGTGATCCGGTTACTCGTCAGCAATGCTTGCCGGTGGCCAGTTTTCCAGGCGCATGCCCAGAGACAGACCACGTGAAGCCAGCACGTCTTTAATCTCAGTAAGAGATTTTTTACCCAGGTTAGGCGTTTTCAGCAACTCAACCTCGGTACGCTGTACCAGATCACCGATATAGTGGATAGCTTCTGCCTTGAGGCAGTTAGCAGAGCGGACAGTCAATTCCAGATCGTCAACAGGGCGCAGCAGGATCGGATCGAATTCTGGTTTCTCTTCTTTCACTTCCGGCTGACGAACATCACGTAAGTCAACGAAAGCTTCAAGTTGTTCTGCCAGGATGGTCGCCGCACGACGAATCGCCTCTTCAGGATCGATTGTGCCGTTGGTTTCCATTTCGATGACCAGCTTGTCCAGGTCGGTACGCTGTTCTACACGCGCTGCTTCAACATTGTAGGCAATACGCTCTACAGGGCTGTAGCATGCGTCGACCAGCAGACGGCCGATTGGGCGCTCATCTTCTTCCGAATGAATTCGGGCAGAAGCCGGCACATAACCACGACCGCGCTGAACTTTGATACGCATGCTGATAGCTGCGTTCTCATCGGTCAGGTGGCAGATCACGTGCTGCGGCTTGACGATTTCGACATCACCATCATGGGTAATGTCGGCTGCAGTCACAGGGCCAATGCCAGATTTATTCAGAGTAAGAATAACTTCATCTTTACCCTGAACTCTCACCGCCAGCCCTTTCAGGTTGAGCAGGATTTCAAGGATATCTTCCTGAACGCCTTCTTTGGTGCTGTACTCATGAAGTACACCATCAATCTCAACTTCGGTCACCGCGCAACCCGGCATCGATGAGAGCAGAATACGGCGCAGTGCGTTACCCAGAGTATGGCCAAAGCCACGCTCTAAAGGCTCAAGGGTCACCTTGGCGTGCGTCGAACTCACTTGCTCGATATCTACCAGGCGCGGTTTTAGAAACTCTGTCACAGAACCCTGCATTGTGTCCTCTCTTTGGTACTAAGCTTTACTTGGAGTAAAGCTCGACGATCAGGTGTTCGTTAATGTCCGCAGACAGATCAGAACGTTCTGGCTGACGCTTGAACGTGCCTTCCATCTTGCCAGCATCAACTTCCAGCCAGGTTGGCTTTTCACGCTGCTCAGCCAGCTCCAGAGCGGCTTTCACGCGAGATTGCGTTTTCGCTTTCTCACGAATGCTAACAACGTCGTTCGCTTTAACCTGATAAGAAGCGATGTTAACAACACGACCGTTTACCATGATTGCTTTATGGCTAACCAGTTGGCGTGATTCAGCACGAGTAGCGCCGAAGCCCATACGGTAAACAACGTTGTCCAGACGGCCTTCCAGCAGAGCTAACAGGTTTTCACCGGTGTTGCCTTTCAGACGTGCTGCTTCTTTATAGTAGTTACGGAACTGACGCTCCAGCACACCGTAGGTACGGCGAACTTTTTGCTTTTCACGCAACTGCACACCATAGTCAGACAGACGCGGTTTACGCGCACCGTGCTGGCCAGGAGCTTGTTCAATTTTACACTTGGTATCGATCGCGCGAACGCCAGACTTAAGGAATAAGTCGGTGCCCTCACGACGGCTCAGCTTGAGCTTAGGACCCAAATATCTTGCCATTTTCTATCTCCAACAATCCTAGAAAACGTAAGCGTTATACGCGACGTTTTTTCGGCGGACGACAACCGTTATGAGGGATCGGAGTCACATCAGTAATATTAGTGATGCGGAAACCAGCGGCGTTCAGAGCACGAACAGTTGATTCGCGACCCGGACCCGGACCTTTAACCATAACTTCCAGATTCTTGATGCCGTATTCTTTTACGGCTTCTGCACAACGCTCTGCTGCAACCTGGGCTGCGAACGGAGTCGATTTGCGAGAACCACGGAAACCGGAACCACCGGCTGTTGCCCAACCCAATGCGTTACCCTGACGATCAGTAATAGTAACGATGGTGTTGTTAAAAGAAGCATGGATATGAGCCACGCCGTCAGAGACTTGTTTTCTTACACGTTTACGTGCACGAATTGGTGCCTTTGCCATTATTCAATCACCCCGATTATTTCTTGATCGGTTTGCGCGGACCCTTACGGGTACGTGCGTTGGTCTTGGTACGCTGACCGCGAACCGGGAGACCACGACGATGACGCAAACCGCGATAGCAACCAAGGTCCATAAGGCGCTTGATGCTCATGCTAACTTCACGGCGCAGATCACCTTCAACGACAAATTTGGCAACTTCGTCACGCAGCGTGTCGATTTGTTCTTCAGACAGCTCACTGATCTTAACATCTTCAGCGATACCCGCTGCAGCCAGAATGGCTTTGGAACGGGTCTTGCCGACGCCATAGATCGAAGTTAATGCGATCACAGCATGTTTCTGATCAGGAATGTTAATGCCTGCTATACGGGCCACTATGCACTCCTACTATTTAATATGTACGCACCATGCTGAAAAGCCCGTTTTCAGGATACTCAAATGGAAACGTACAGACATACAAAAGATTGGCTGGCTAATCTAGCCAGCTCAACCCAACTTTGCAAGAAAAAAATGCGAAATAATCAGCCTTGACGCTGTTTATGTTTCGGCTCGGCACTGCAAATCACGCGGATGACGCCATCACGCTTAACGATTTTGCAGTTACGGCATAATTTCTTGACGGAAGCACGAACTTTCATTTTTACTCTCCGTAACTTCTCGGGCGACCAATTAACGGCCGTAGCCTTTCAGGTTCGCCTTCTTCAAGGCAGACTCATACTGACTGGACATCATCAGAGTTTGCACTTGAGCCATAAAGTCCATAATCACGACGACAACGATAAGCAGTGAGGTCCCACCGAAGTAGAACGGTACTTTCATTGCATCACGCATGAACTCCGGGATCAGGCAGATAAAAGTAATGTACAACGCACCAATCAAAGTCAGACGAGTCATTACTTTATCGATATACTTCGCCGTTTGCTCTCCCGGACGAATTCCTGGTACAAATGCACCGGACTTCTTCAGGTTATCTGCTGTTTCACGCGGGTTGAAAACCAACGCCGTGTAGAAGAAACAGAAGAATATGATTGCAGACGCATAGAGTAACACATAAAGCGGTTGCCCAGGCTGCAAATACAGCGAAATTGTTGTCAGCCAGTTCCAACCGGTTCCGCCCCCGAACCATGACGCGATGGTTGCTGGGAACAGAATGATACTGGAAGCGAAGATTGCTGGGATAACCCCGGCCATATTCACTTTCAGCGGTAAATGTGTGCTCTGTGCAGCATAGACACGACGACCTTGCTGACGTTTCGCGTAGTTCACCACAATGCGGCGTTGACCACGTTCAACAAAGACAACAAAGAAGGTCACGGCAAATACTAATACTGCAACCAATAGCAACAGGAGGAAGTGCAGGTCGCCTTGACGCGCTTGCTCGATCGTATGGGCAATGGCTGGCGGGAGTCCCGCAACGATACCGGCGAAGATAATGATTGAGATACCGTTGCCGATACCTCGCTCAGTAATCTGTTCGCCGAGCCACATCAGGAACATAGTCCCTGTGACCAGACTTACAACAGCGGTGAAATAGAATGCAAAGCCCGGGTTAATAACCAGGCCCTGCATACCAGGCATATTCGGTAAACCGGTAGCAATACCGATTGACTGGAATATTGCCAGCACCAGAGTGCCGTAACGGGTGTACTGGCTGATCTTACGACGACCAGACTCCCCTTCTTTCTTCAACTCTGCCAGGGCCGGATGAACGACCGTCAGCAGCTGGATAATAATCGATGCCGAAATGTACGGCATGATACCCAGTGCAAAGATAGAAGCACGGCTGAGAGCACCACCAGAGAACATGTTAAACATCTCAATGATGGTGCCTCGCTGTTGCTCAAGCAGTTTGGCAAGTACAGCGGCATCGATACCAGGGATCGGAATAAAAGAGCCAATACGGAAAACGATCAGCGCACCAACAACAAACAAAAGTCTGCGTTTCAGTTCGCCAAATCCACCCTTGGCACTTTGAAAATCTAATCCCGGTTGCTTAGCCATCTGCTACTTATTCCTCAATTTTACCGCCAGCAGCTTCGATAGCAGCACGAGCGCCTTTAGAAACACGCAGGCCACGAACAGTTACCGGAGTAGAAACTTCACCAGCCAGGATCACTTTCGCGAACTCGATCTGGATACCGATAATGTTTGCTGCTTTCAGCGTGTTCAGGTCTACAACGCCGCCTTCAACTTTCGCCAGGTCAGACAGACGGATTTCCGCTGTAATCGCTGATTTGCGAGAGGTGAAACCGAATTTCGGCAGACGACGGTACAGTGGCATCTGGCCACCCTCGAAACCGCGGCGTACGCCACCGCCAGAACGAGAGTTCTGACCTTTGTGACCACGACCACCGGTTTTACCGAGGCCAGAACCGATACCACGACCAAGGCGTTTACCCGCCTTTTTAGAGCCTTCGGCTGGAGACAGAGTATTTAAACGCATCTCTTACTCCTCAACTTTAACCATGAAGTAAACCGCGTTGACCATACCACGTACAGCGGGAGTATCCTCACGCTCAACGGTATGACCAATACGACGCAGACCCAGGCCAAGCAGCGTTGCCTTGTGTTTCGGCAGACGACCGATTGCACTGCGGGTTTGAGTGATTTTAATAGTCTTTGCCATGGTCAATTACCCCAGAATTTCTTCAACGGATTTACCACGCTTGGCAGCGACCATTTCTGGAGAATTCATATTTTCCAGGCCATCAATAGTTGCACGAACCACGTTAATCGGGTTGGTGGAACCATATGCTTTAGCCAGAACGTTATGAACTCCAGCAACTTCGAGAACGGCGCGCATTGCACCACCGGCAATGATACCGGTACCTTCTGAAGCTGGCTGCATGAAGACACGAGAACCCGTGTGAACACCTTTAACAGGGTGTTGCAGGGTGCCGTGGTTCAGCGCGACGTTAATCATATTGCGACGGGCTTTTTCCATCGCTTTCTGGATC
It includes:
- the mscL gene encoding large-conductance mechanosensitive channel protein MscL yields the protein MSVIKEFREFAMRGNVVDLAVGVIIGAAFGKIVSSLVADIIMPPLGLLIGGVDFKQFAVTLRDAQGDIPAVVMHYGVFIQNIFDFLIVAFAIFMAIKLINKLNRKKEEPAAAPPAPTKEEVLLTEIRDLLKEQNSRP
- the rpsE gene encoding 30S ribosomal protein S5, with protein sequence MAHIEKQAGELQEKLIAVNRVSKTVKGGRIFSFTALTVVGDGNGRVGFGYGKAREVPAAIQKAMEKARRNMINVALNHGTLQHPVKGVHTGSRVFMQPASEGTGIIAGGAMRAVLEVAGVHNVLAKAYGSTNPINVVRATIDGLENMNSPEMVAAKRGKSVEEILG
- the secY gene encoding preprotein translocase subunit SecY, translated to MAKQPGLDFQSAKGGFGELKRRLLFVVGALIVFRIGSFIPIPGIDAAVLAKLLEQQRGTIIEMFNMFSGGALSRASIFALGIMPYISASIIIQLLTVVHPALAELKKEGESGRRKISQYTRYGTLVLAIFQSIGIATGLPNMPGMQGLVINPGFAFYFTAVVSLVTGTMFLMWLGEQITERGIGNGISIIIFAGIVAGLPPAIAHTIEQARQGDLHFLLLLLVAVLVFAVTFFVVFVERGQRRIVVNYAKRQQGRRVYAAQSTHLPLKVNMAGVIPAIFASSIILFPATIASWFGGGTGWNWLTTISLYLQPGQPLYVLLYASAIIFFCFFYTALVFNPRETADNLKKSGAFVPGIRPGEQTAKYIDKVMTRLTLIGALYITFICLIPEFMRDAMKVPFYFGGTSLLIVVVVIMDFMAQVQTLMMSSQYESALKKANLKGYGR
- the rpsD gene encoding 30S ribosomal protein S4 yields the protein MARYLGPKLKLSRREGTDLFLKSGVRAIDTKCKIEQAPGQHGARKPRLSDYGVQLREKQKVRRTYGVLERQFRNYYKEAARLKGNTGENLLALLEGRLDNVVYRMGFGATRAESRQLVSHKAIMVNGRVVNIASYQVKANDVVSIREKAKTQSRVKAALELAEQREKPTWLEVDAGKMEGTFKRQPERSDLSADINEHLIVELYSK
- the rpsM gene encoding 30S ribosomal protein S13, with the protein product MARIAGINIPDQKHAVIALTSIYGVGKTRSKAILAAAGIAEDVKISELSEEQIDTLRDEVAKFVVEGDLRREVSMSIKRLMDLGCYRGLRHRRGLPVRGQRTKTNARTRKGPRKPIKK
- the arfA gene encoding alternative ribosome-rescue factor ArfA, whose protein sequence is MSRYQHTKGQINDNAIEALLHDPLFRQRVEKNKKGKGSYLRKGKHGKRGNWEASGKKVIHFFTTGLLALWA
- the rpmJ gene encoding 50S ribosomal protein L36; this translates as MKVRASVKKLCRNCKIVKRDGVIRVICSAEPKHKQRQG
- the rpsK gene encoding 30S ribosomal protein S11, which produces MAKAPIRARKRVRKQVSDGVAHIHASFNNTIVTITDRQGNALGWATAGGSGFRGSRKSTPFAAQVAAERCAEAVKEYGIKNLEVMVKGPGPGRESTVRALNAAGFRITNITDVTPIPHNGCRPPKKRRV
- a CDS encoding DUF1992 domain-containing protein — translated: MWLLDQWAERHILDAQRNGEFSDLPGTGQPLTLDDDTFVPAELRSAYRLLKNAGCLPPELENRKDALALADLLNSIKPDAPEAQEIRRRLTLVELKLQQAGVNTDFLHGDYSDRLFRAPKED
- the rplQ gene encoding 50S ribosomal protein L17; its protein translation is MRHRKSGRQLNRNSSHRQAMFRNMAGSLVRHEIIKTTLPKAKELRRVVEPLITLAKTDSVANRRLAFARTRDNEIVAKLFNELGPRFASRAGGYTRILKCGFRAGDNAPMAYIELVDRSESKAEAAAE
- the rpmD gene encoding 50S ribosomal protein L30 is translated as MAKTIKITQTRSAIGRLPKHKATLLGLGLRRIGHTVEREDTPAVRGMVNAVYFMVKVEE
- the rplO gene encoding 50S ribosomal protein L15; translation: MRLNTLSPAEGSKKAGKRLGRGIGSGLGKTGGRGHKGQNSRSGGGVRRGFEGGQMPLYRRLPKFGFTSRKSAITAEIRLSDLAKVEGGVVDLNTLKAANIIGIQIEFAKVILAGEVSTPVTVRGLRVSKGARAAIEAAGGKIEE
- the zntR gene encoding Zn(2+)-responsive transcriptional regulator, whose translation is MYRIGELAKLADVTPDTIRYYEKQQMMEHEVRTEGGFRLYTEKDLQRLKFIRYARQLGFTLESIRELLSIRIDPEHHTCQESKSIVQARLTEVEARIEELQTMQRSLQRLNDACCGTAHSSIYCSILETLEQGASGIQRGC
- a CDS encoding DNA-directed RNA polymerase subunit alpha gives rise to the protein MQGSVTEFLKPRLVDIEQVSSTHAKVTLEPLERGFGHTLGNALRRILLSSMPGCAVTEVEIDGVLHEYSTKEGVQEDILEILLNLKGLAVRVQGKDEVILTLNKSGIGPVTAADITHDGDVEIVKPQHVICHLTDENAAISMRIKVQRGRGYVPASARIHSEEDERPIGRLLVDACYSPVERIAYNVEAARVEQRTDLDKLVIEMETNGTIDPEEAIRRAATILAEQLEAFVDLRDVRQPEVKEEKPEFDPILLRPVDDLELTVRSANCLKAEAIHYIGDLVQRTEVELLKTPNLGKKSLTEIKDVLASRGLSLGMRLENWPPASIADE